A segment of the Amycolatopsis thermophila genome:
CGCAGGTCGGCGGCCATCGAATTGAGCAGGTCACGCACCTCACCGGCGAGAGCGGCCACCGCGTCGCGGGTGTGGCGCAGGTGCACCGGCGGCAGGACGATCGTGTTCACCGCCACGCCGATCGTCGCGCCGAGCAGGCTCTCGCCCAGCCGCTCCGCCAGGTAGACGAGGTTGCCGGCGGTGCCGTAGGAGATCATCAGCAGTGCGCTGACGCCGACCCAGATGCCGCTGGTGCCGAAGCGGTGCCACTGGCCCAGCAGCACGCCGACGAACACGGCGACCGCGAGTGCCAGTACCGCCGACGGGATGAGGTGCGCCGCGACGTACGCGATCGCCAGACCGAGCAGGATCGCGCCGGCCTGCTGCGCGGCGTTGGTCACGGACCGGTACACCGTCTCCGTCATCAGGAACACCGCGGTGTACGGCGCGATGAACGATTGCGGCGACGGGATGACCACGCGCGCCACCAGCCAGGCGAGCACGGCGGCGATCGCCATCTTGGCCGCCTGCAGGACAGCCTCGCGTTCCCGGCCGGGGAAGCGCCAGGCTCGTGCCAGCCAGTACCAGGGGTGCGAAAAGCGTGCCATCGTCCAGGCGGTACCCGGTCACACTGGTGGTCATGCGGATCCGCGCGGCCACAGCGGCCGATCTCACGGTGCTGCCGGACATCGAACGTTCGGCGGGTGAGTGCTTCCGGGACATCGGGATGCCGGAAATAGCCGACGACGACCTGCCCGCACCGGAGGACCTGGCGGGGTACCCGTTCGCGTGGGTGGCGGTCGAGCCGGAGCCGGTGGCGTACCTGGTCGCGGCGCCGGTGGACGGGTGCCTGCACATCGAGCAGGTGTCGGTGCACGCGGCCGCCGCGCGCCGCGGCATCGGGCGGGCCCTCATCGAGGTGGCCGGGCGCGCCGGGTTCCCGGCCCTGACGCTGACGACGTTCGCCGAGGTCCCGTGGAACGCGCCCTACTACGAGCGGTGCGGGTTCGTGCGGCTGGCGCCGGAGGAGTTGCCGCCCGGGTTGCGGCGCATCCGGGCGGCGGAGGCCGCGCGGGGGCTGGACCGCTGGCCGCGCGTGGCGATGCGCCGGCCGTGCGGCACCTGACCCGCCACCGGCGCCGGTTTCCGGCGGGCGCGGTTCCCCGTAGGGCCGCGCCCCGCCGCGACCGTCAGCGAGCGCGCACGGAGTCCAGCAGGTCGATCGCCACCTGGCGGAGCTTCGTGTTCTGCCGCTGCGACTGCTCCACCAGCCGGTCGAACGCCTCGTCCGCGCTGATGCCGTGCACGGCCATCAGGACGCCCTTGGCCTGGTCGATCTCGGCCCGCGAGGTGAGCGCGTTCTCCAGGTGCCGGATCTGCTGGCGCGCGTGGTACCAGCGGCGCGCGTTGCTGATCGCGGCCGAGGCGGCGCCGGTGAACAACCGCATCAGCTTCTGGTCGAACGGGTCGAACGCCCCGTCCACCCGGCTGTAGAGGTTCAGCGAGCCCACCAGTTCCTGACCGTCCCGCGCGCCGGTGCCCAGCAGCAGGGGAACGGCGAGGTAGGCCAGCACACCGCACTGCTCGGCGGCGGCGGCGAACGCGGGCCATCGACTGTCCGGTTTGGACACCGCACGGACCGGTTCGTGCGTGCGGATCGCGAGCAGGCACGGCCCGTCGCCCGCGGCGTACTGGGCTTCGTCGATCCCCCTCAGCTCGCCCTGGGTGATCGCGGCGGTGCGCGGCCCCCTCTCGTCGAGCACGGTGACGCTCACGCCGTCGGCGTCCGCGATCGCGTTGACCGCGGTCTCGGCCAGCCGCTGGAGGACCGCGTCCAGCGGCTCCTCTTCGTCGATGCCGCCGCGCAGGCTTTCCAGTGCGACGGTGACGTCATCGAGTCGGGCCAGCGGGGCGGGCCGCTCGGGTCTGGTCATGGATCGGTTCTCTCCGCGTGTGCGTCCTCGGGCACACCGCCGGACCGCCCGCGGCGACGGCGGGTGGTGAGCGGGTACCGCGATGTGGGGGTGGTCCGGGATCGGCAGGCGATCAGAACCGGAGCATGGGTAACGCGGATGAGCGCGGACGTCGTCGTGTCCGCCGGAGTTCACGCATCGTCAAGCCTCCGCCTCAGTCGTTCCGTCCGCCGTTCGGACGGCGATGGGCGCCGGCTGCTTGACGCTGGCGCGATCATACGTGGCCCCGGAGCGAGGACCAACAGAGCCCGCGCGAAGTGGGTTTGAGCCCCGACGGCTCAAGAGCCCTGCTCGTCCACCGGCGCCCACAGGCTGGGCAGGTTCACGACGATGCCCTCCTGGCTGCTGCGCGCGATGACGACCACCGCGTCCTCGTCGCCGGGGTTCTCCTCGCGGTGCGGGACGTAGGGAGGCACGAAGATGTAGTCGCCGGGCTCGGTCTCCAGCCGGATTTCCTCGTCGCCGTCGGCGAAGACGAACACCGGGTGCCCGGACTTCACGTAGATCGCCGTCTCGGCCTCACCGTGGTGGTGGTCACCGGAGTTGGTCCGGGGGCCGACGTGGGTCTCGCCCATCCAGACCTTCTCGGAACCGGCCGTCCGGCCCGAGATCGCCTCCAGCCGGCGCATCCCACTGGTCTGCGCCGTGTCCCCGGACAGCTCGCCGCCCTTGATGTGCCGCAGCGGGCGGTGCCAGGCCTCGGTCACGATGGTTCCTCTCGCCAGTGGAGCTCCGCTACCACCGTAGCCGGTTCCGGCGGCCCGAACGGGGTATCCGCCCACCATGACCACTCCAAGCACGAGACCGCTCGCGGTCGTCACCGGGGCGTCCACCGGGATCGGCCGGGAGCTGGCGAAGCAGTTCGCCCGGCACGGGTACGACCTCGTGATCGCGGCGGAGAACCCGGAACTGGACGACGCGCACCGCGAGCTGACCGCGCTCGGCGGGCAGGTCCTGGCCGTGCGCGGCGACCTCGCCTCCTACGACGGTGTGGAGAACCTCGTCGCCGCGGTGGCGTCGACGCGGCGGCCGGTGGCCGCGCTGGCGGTCAACGCCGGGGTGGGCGTCGGCGGCGCGTTCGTGGACGGTTCGCTGCGCGACGAGCTGAACGTGGTGCACCTCAACGTCACGTCGGCCGTGCACCTGACCCGGCGCCTGCTGCCGGTGATGGTCGAGCAGGCCGCCGGCCGGGTGCTGTTCACGTCCTCCGTCGCGGCGATGACCCCCGGCCCGTTCCAGGCCGTCTACAACGCGACGAAGGCGTTCCTGGCGTCGTTCGCCGAGGCGCTGCGCGACGAGCTGAAGGACAGCGGTGTGACCGTCACCGTGCTGATGCCGGGCCCGACCGACACCGAGTTCTTCGAGCGCGCCGGGATGACCGACACGAAGATCGCGCAGGGACCCAAGGACGACCCGGCGCAGGTCGCCGAGCAGGGCTTCGCCGCGATGATGGCGGGCAAGGACAAGGTGGTCGCCGGCTCGGTGCGCAACAAGGTGCAGGCCACCGCCGCGCGGGCCGTGCCGGACCCGGCGAAGGCGGCCCTGCACCGGAAGATGTCCGAGCCCGGGTCGGCCGACTAGTCCACTGTGGACTGAAGGATCCGGGCGAGTGCGTCCGGCGCGGTGATCATGCAGTCGTGACCGCTGCGCAGCCCGGTGACCGGCCAGCCCCGCTCCGCGGCCCATCCGGCGAAGGGCAGCCGCTCGCCGGGCAGGCACACCACGGCGCGGCAGGGGATGCGCTCGACCGCGCCGGACAGCGTCGTCGGCTCGGCGAACGACCGGCGCGGGTGCGGGACGAGGTTGGCTTCGAGCCACTTCACGTCGACGGGGTCGGTGACACCGACGGTCGCGGCGGGCGGCACGCCGATCAGGTGCCCGGTGGTCAGCGAGTCCACCCACTGCGTGAACCACTCGGGCGCGCGGCTGTCCATCGACTCGCCGTCACGGCCGAACCACGCGTCGACCAGCGCGATCCGCGCGACCCGCTCCGGGACCCGGTCCGCCGCCTCGCGCACGACGAAACCCGAGTAGCTGTGGCCGACGAGGACGACGTCGCGCAGGTCCTCGTCCACCAGCAGCGCGGCCACCTCGGCGGCGTGGGTGTGCAGGCCGGCGGCGGCGTCCATCGTGAGGTCCGGGGTGAACACGCGGTGGCCGTGCTCGCGCAGCGGCGCCGCCACGCGGTCCCAGCACCAGCCGCCGTGCCACGCGCCGTGCACGAGCAGGTAGGTCGTCATCGGCAGCACGGTAGGGACCGCCGCGCGCTGGCGGCAATTCCGCGAAAGGTATCGGCCGCGGGGTTAACCGGGACGAGCCGGTGGAACACGGCGGGTATGAGGGTGGTGGTGACGGGCGCGTCCGGGAACATCGGGACGGCCTTCCTGCGCGCGGCGGCGCACCGGCCGGAGTGGGACATCGTCGGGCTCGCGCGGCGGGTGCCTGCCCGGCGCCCGCCCTACGACGTGGCCGAGTGGGTGGAGTGCGACCTCGACTCCGACGAAGCCCCGGACGTGCTGCCGAAGGTCTTCACCGGTGCCGACGCCGTCGTGCACCTGGCCTGGGCGATCCACCCCGGCACGGACGAGCCGCCCCGCAACCGGACCAACATCGAGGGCTCCCAGGAGGTCCTCGCGGCCGTGGCCGACGCCGGGGTGCCGCACCTGGTCTGCGCCTCCTCGGTCGCCGCCTACACGCCGGGCCCGCGCTGGACGCGCGTCGACGAGGACTGGCCGCGCGCCGGCGTCCCGGGCAGCGCCTACAGCCGGGACAAGGCGCGCCTGGAACGCCTGGTCGAGCTGTTCGCGCGGCAGCACCCGGACATCGGGGTGGCGGTGTTCCGGCCGTGCGCCGTCGCGCAGCACGAGTCCGGGTCGCAGCTGGCGCGCTGGACGTTGAGCCCGTTGCTGCCCACCGGGATCCTCGGCAACCGCTGGCTGCCGGTGCCGCTGTGGGACGGGCTGCGCGGCCAGGTGGTGCACTCCGGCGACGTCGCCGACGCGATCTGCCGCATGCTGGACCGGCGCGCGGAGGGCGCGTTCAACCTCGCGGCCGAACCGGTCCTCGGCGTGCACGACCTCACCGAGCTGCTCGGCGGTTTCCGGGTGCCGGTGCCGCGACGGCTGATCACCGGGCTGGCCCTGCCGACGTGGCGCCTCGGGCTGCAGCCGATGCACCCCGGCTGGCTCACGCTCGCCGACCAGGTGCCGCTGATGGACACCACGCGCGCCCGCGCCCACCTGGGCTGGGAACCGCGCCACGACGCGAAGGAGACGCTCGCCGAGGTGATCGCCGGGATGCGCGACGGCAGCGGCGCCGCCAGCGGTCCGCTCGCGCCACGGGATGTGGGACGGTGGTCCGACCGCTTGGCCGGGATCAAGCTCGGGCGGCCGATCCGCCAGACCCAGGCCTGAGAGGAGCGTCGTGACCGAGACAGTCGACGCGGTCGTCGTGGGGGCGGGCCAGAACGGGCTCGTCGCGGCGAACGTGCTCGCCGACGCCGGGTGGAGCGTGCTGGTGCTCGAAGCCCAGCCGGAGCCCGGTGGTGCGGTGCGCACGGCCGAGATCACCGCACCCGGGTTCCGCAGCGACCTGTGCAGCGCGTTCTACCCGCTCGGCCGCGCGTCGCCGGTGCTGCAGGACCTGGGCCTCGACGCCTACGGCCTGGTCTGGAAGCACGCGCCGCTGGTGCTGGCGCACGTCCTGGCCGACGACCGGTGCGTGGCCCTGTCGCAGAACATCGACGAGACAGCCGCGTCGGTGGCATCGTTCGCGCCGAAGGACGCCGGCGCGTGGCGCGACGCGTTCGACCAGTGGCTGCGGATCAGGCACGACCTGCTGGACTCCGTGCTGCGCCCGTTCCCGCCGGTGCGGTCCGCGTCGAACCTGGTGCGCCGGATCGGGGTGGCCGAGGCGTACCGGCTGGTCCGGATGGTGACGCTGCCGGTGCGGCGCCTGGGCGAGGAACTGTTCGACGGCGAGGGCGCGAAGCTGCTGTTCGCCGGCAACGCCCTGCACACCGACCTCGGGCCGGACAACGCGGGTAGCGGCGTGTTCGGGTGGCTGCTCGCGATGGCCGGGCAGGACGTCGGGTTCCCGGTGCCGGAGGGCGGCGCGGAGCGGCTGATCACGGCCCTGGTCCGGCGCCTCGCCGACCGGGGCGGGCGGGTGGAGTGCAACCGGGCGGTGCGGGACGTGCTGATCGCGGGCAACCGCGCGATGGGCGTGCGCGACGAACACGGTGAGCTGGTGCGGGCCCGGCGCGCGGTGCTGGCCGACGTGCCGGCGCCGACGCTGTACCGGGAGCTGGTCGGCGAGGAGCACCTGCCGTCCAGGTTCGTCGCGGACCTGGAGCGGTTCCAGTGGGACAACGCGACGATCAAGGTCGACTGGGCGTTGTCGGGGAGGATCCCGTGGACGGCGCCCGAGGCGCGCCGGTCGGGCGTGGTGCACCTGGATGCGGACCTCGACGGCCTGACGGGGTACGCGGCGGACCTCGCGTGCGGGCGCGTGCCCGGGCGGCCGTTCCTGCTGCTGGGCCAGATGACCACGGCGGACCCGTCCCGCTCGCCTGCCGGGACGGAGTCGGTGTGGGCCTACACCCACGTCCCACGCGGCGAGCGGTGGGACCGCGGCCGTCTGGAGGCCTACGCCGACCGGATGCAGGACACCATCGAGCGGCGGGCGCCCGGGTTCACGGGGCTGGTCCGGGCGCGATGCGTACAGGGGCCGGGGGAGCTGCAGGAACACAACCAGAGCCTGGTGGAGGGCGCGATCAACGCCGGGACGGCGGCGATACACCAGCAGTTCGTGTTCCGGCCCGTGCCCGGCCTGTCACGCGCCGACACGCCCGTGGACCGGCTCTACCTGGCGGGCGCTTCAGCCCACCCGGGCGGCGCCGTGCACGGTGCGCCAGGAGCCAACGCAGCGCGAGCCGCACTGGCCCGGAACGGCATGGCGGGAGGCCTCTACAGGGCGACTATCCAGGCGGCGCACCGGGTGATCTACTCCTGACGGGTGGAGACGGACCACCCCCGCCCCAGGCAGCGACCGCCATCGGTGGCGCGGCCGGGTCGAGCCACCCCCACCCACCAGGCGGCCGGCCACGCTCGGCGAGGCGGGATCACCACGACCCGAACCGGACCCGGCAACGCCAGGCGAGGCAGGACCACCACCCGAACCGGAACCCGGCAACGCTCGGGGAAGCACGGACCTCACGAGACCTCCCGGCGGCCGGCAAGACCAGGCGAGGCGCGGGCCCACGAGACTTCCCGGCGCCCGGCGACGCGAGGCGGGCCCACGAGACTTCCCGGCGCCCGGCGACGCGAGGCGGGCCCACGAGACTTCCCGGCGCCCGGCGACGCGAGGCGGGCCCACGAGACTTCCCGGCGCCCGGCGACGCGAGGCGGGCCCACGAGACTTCCCGGCGCCCGGCGACGCGAGGCGGGCCCACGAGACTTCCCGGCGCCCGGCGACGCGAGGCGAGGCGCGGTGCGACCTCGCCAGACCTCACGAGCCTCCCGCCGGCCGGCAACGCAAGGCGACACACGGCGTCCCCAGACCTCCCCCGCCCCCGATCCCCAGCCGCCTTTGGTCGCCGACCAGGCGTGTCAAGGTACTCTTTCCCGCCTTGACACGCCTGCTCGGCGACCGAAAACACTCCACCCGGAGGGGGCGGGGGAGGTCGGCACCCAAAGCGACCACCCAGCGCCGTGAGGCGCCCCTGGCCGAAGGCCAGAGAAAAAGATCAAAAGATGTCCTCGCCGGACGGGCAGGCTCCGGGATGACCGGGGATGCTGGCCGGGTCACCTCATGCAGTGGGTCGCTGGGTGGTCATCCCGTCGCCTGCATTGAGGCGTATCACTGTGAGCCAGGCCCGCACGCTTGTGTTCTTCGGCCGCCGGACCCGGCGCAGGGTGCGGGCCTGGCTCACAGTGATCTGACGGCCTCAGGCGACGGGATGACCACCCAGCTCACTTTTGGGGCAGGGCGCTTCGCGCCGGGCACGCTGGCAGCTCAAGCGCGCCTATCGGTGCACGGCGATGTCCGCCAGGCGTCGCAGGGCTTCCGTGTTCCGCGGTGCCAGAACGGCACCTTGAACCGGAGCGGGCAGGAGGCTCAGCGGGCCGCGCATCAGCTTCTCGCCCATCTCGACGTCGGTCCCGCCGTCGGAGTCCGGTGTCAGGGTGAGCCGGATCTTCGCGACGCCCATCGGCCACATGCGGGCCTCCAGCTCGAGGAGCTTGTTCTCCTCGACCTCCACCACGGCGCTGACGTCTTTCACGCTCAGCGGCCACGGCCCGACACTGTGGTGGATCCGCGAACCGACCTGGGGCCAGTGGCTGTCCACCTGCCGGATGTGGGCCGCCCCGACCACCCAGCTCGCATAGAGCCAGCCGTCGGCCAGGACGGCGAACACCCGCTCCGGCGGGATGGGCACCCGCTGGCTCACCACGATCATGTCTCGCTCCCCGGCTCGGCTCACCGGCTGCGAGTACCCCGCCCGGGCGGGGGCAATCAGCTCACTTCGGTCGCGGGCGGTGCCACGGCCTCGTCCAGGGACGACGTGATCCGCAGCTGCTCGTCCAGCCGGGTCACCTCCAGCGGCCGCAGCACGGCCCGGCTGGTGGCCACGACCCGCAGCTCCAGCGAGTTGTCCTGGCACTTCTGGTGCGCGTTGACGAGCAGGCTCAAACCGATGGACCCGAGGAACGACACCCCGGACAGGTCGACCACCACGGGACCCGGTGGGCGGGCATCGGCGCAGGCGGCGGCCACCTGCTCCTCCAGGTCGGCAGCACTGGTCAGGTCCACGTCACCGTCCGCGGAGACCACGATGGCTCCGTCGATGAGGCGTCGCGTGACACGCAACTCGGTGGTCACCCGAGATACCTCCTACCGTCGTTTTACACCGCGTACTGCCGTGGCGGCCCAGAAGGAAGCTGCACCGGTTACCTGGACGAGCCGCCACGACACCTGGCTGGCGGCTCAACCGTCCGACGATCCTAACCGGAACTCACCGCGAGTGAGGACCGGGTCGGATCGTGTGTATCCGTCCCACGACGGGGAACCACACAGGCAGCGTTTCGTGAGCGGAAAGAACCGCTGGCTGCAGGACCGGGAGGACACAGTGAGGACCGACGGCTCGGGCCGCCCGACGAAGCAACGCAGCACGTCGTCCGCGTGGCGGCGGGCGGTCACCCGGCTGCCCGAGGAAGCACCGGCAGCCGGGCAGGCCCGCGAGTTCACGTCGTCCGCGCTCAGAGCTTGGCAGGTCCCCGACGACACCCGCGAGGACGTCGTCCTGGCGGCCTCCGAACTGGTGACCAACGCGGTCGAGCACGGGCACGGCGAGGTCACCGTGGTGCTGCGGCAGTGCGAGGACCGCCTGACGCTGCGCGTGTGGGACGACGACGTGCAGGTCCCGGTGCCGCGCGCGCGTGACCGCGACCCGATGCGCGGCAACGGCCTGGTGATCGTCGAGGCGGTCAGCGACGCCTGGGGCTACGAAACCGGCTCCGACGGCAAGTGGGTGTGGGCCGAGTTCGCGGTCGGCTGACCGCCTGCCGGCGGCCGGGACGAGCCGGCGCCGTGACGCGCCGCCGGCTCCGGCCGCACCGACCAGCGGCACAGCAGCAGGCACACGTCGTCGTCGTGCTCGTCCTCGCCCAGCATGTCGGTCAGGATCCGGTCGCCCGCCTCGTCCGTGGGCAGCCCGGTGACCCCGGTGAACGCGCCGGTCAACCGGTCCAGACCCTCGTCCAGCACCTCGGCGCGGCGCTCGACCAGCCCGTCGGTGTAGAGCAGCAGGTGACTGCCCGGCGCGATGATCTCCTCGTGCTCGGTGATGTCGAACGCGAACGGCACCCCGAGCATCGGCGCGTTCGGACGCTCCAGGTACCGCACGCCGTGCGCACCGGCGATCAGCATCGGCAGGTGCCCGGCACTCGCCCAGCGCATCCGGCCGGTCGCCAGCTCGAGGTCGGCGACCACGGCGGTGGCGAACAGCGAGCTGTCCAGGCCACGCAGCACGTGGTGGGCCAGCCGCAGCGCCTCCGCGGGGCCGTGCCCCTCGGCGGCGTAGGCGCGCAGCGCGTTCTGCAGCTTCCCCATCACGACGGCGGCGTCGAGTCCGTGGCCGGTGACGTCGCCCACGGTCAGCACGACCGTGCCGTCGGCGCGGGTGAACGCGTCGAACCAGTCGCCGCCGATGTTCACACCCCGCGCGGCGGGCCGGTACCGCGCGCACAGCTCCAGGTCGTCGGGCGCGGACAGCGTGGGCAGCATCGCGTGCTGCAGCCGCTCGGCCAGCTCCCGTTCGTGTTCGTACTCGTTCGCGTTGCGCAGCCCGACCGCGGAGCGGGCCGCGACCGCGGTGAGGAACGGGATCTCCTCGTCGCTGAACTCGACGTCCCGCAGCAGTTCGAGCACGCCCAGCAGGTGCGGGCCGACGGTCAGCGGTAACAGCAGCCGCTTCGGCTCGACGTGCGGCTGGTGACCCGTAGCGACCCGCTGCACCGCCGCGTCCGCCCGGCTCTCCGGGTTCGGCAGCCGCTGGAGACCACGGCTCTCCGGCACCGCCAGCCACACGCCCGCGCAGTCGGCCAGGTTCTCCCGTTCGATGAGCCCGACCAGGGCCTCCACGACCTCCCGGCCGCGCAGCGAGGCCGACACGCTGCGGCTCACCTCGTCCAGGAAGGCGGAGCGCTGCCGCTGCCGCTCGACCTCGGCGTGCAGGGCCAGCAGGCCGGCGTTGGTCTGCTCCAGCTCGGACTGGTGCAGCCGCAGCTCGCGTTCCTGCCGCGCGATGGTCTCGCGCAGCTCGCGCAGCACCTCTTCCACGGCCTCGTCGCGCCGGGTCCCGGTCATCGCCCGCCGCCCCCGGTGACGACGAGCACGCAGGCGTCGTCCCGGCCGCGACCGCGCTGCCCCAGGATCCAGCCGGCGACGGTGGCTGGGTCGTGGTTGAACAGGCCGGGCCAGTCGGTGTTGCTCCACTTGTCCGACACCCCGTCGGTGTGCAGGACCAGCCAGCTGCGGGGGGACCACTCGTAGGCCGAGTCGGACGGGCCGGACCGCGCGGCGACGCCGACGATGCCGTGCCGGGACACGATGCGCTGCACGGACCTGTCCGGGTCCGCGTAGAACCGGGTGGACACGTTGCCCACCCCGGAGAACCGCATGCGTCCCTCCGCCGGTGTCAGCTGGGCGACCGCCACGGTCGCGCCACGGGTGGAGGCGAGGGACGGCTGCATCAGCTCCAGGATACGAGCCGGGCGCAGGCCGGTGTGGGCGGCGACAGTGGAGATCGCCACGTCGCTGGCCCTGGCTGCTAACCCGCCGTGACCCAAGCCGTCACTCACCGCGACAGTCACGGTATCGTCCGCCGCCTCCGCGGTCCACCGGTCACCGCACTCCGTCTCACCCGGTGCGGTGAGGATCGCACTGCCGATCCGCATCCGTCCGGGCAGCCGGACGGGTGCGATATGCCAGCGCGCGAGCACGGCGGTGCCCTGGCCCCGGCGGCTGTAGAGGTCGAAGACGTCGGCGGCCCGGCGGACGGCACCCAGACCCCCGCCCATCGTCCCGACGGTGGAGAAGCCGTCGCGCATGCTGTCTTCGATCCGGCCGATCCCGGGGCCGCAGTCGACCGCGAGCACGTCGACCCGGCCCAGGGCCGCAACCACGCTGAACACCCCGCGCTTGGCGTGTTTGAGCAGGTTGGACGCCAGTTCGGTGGCGGCGAGCGACACCAGGTGCACCCGTTCCAGTGGCAGCCCGGCCCGGGCGGCGGCCGAGGCGGCGATGACGCGCGCGCGGCCGACGTGACTCGGCTCGGTCACGATCAGGTCGTCCCGGGTCACGAGCCCGAGCTTCGCCGCACGGACATGCTGATCTCCACCTTGGTGCCGCGGCCGGGCACGGATTCGATCCGGAACTGGTCGGCGAGCCGCTTGGCCCCGCCCAGCCCGAGGCCGAGGCCGGAGCCGGTGGTGAACCCGTCCGCCATCGCGGCCTCGATGTCCGGGATTCCCGGTCCCTTGTCGGTGAAGGTCATCCGCACCGTCGGGTTGCCGCCCAGGTCCTCGACCGCGATCTCCGCCTGCCCGCCGCCGCCGTAGACGAGGGCGTTGCGGGCGAGTTCGCTGGCCGCGGTGACCAGTTTCGTCTGCTGCACGAGGCTGAACCCCGCGGTGGACGCCGCCTCCCTGGCGGCGTGCCGCACATGCACGATGTCGTATTCGTCGTGGATGGCGACCGTGCTCGTGGAGGGCGCCCGTGTCACCGCAGCGCCGTCCGCCTGGGCCCCGGTGAAGGGGCGAGGAGTGACAGACCCTCCTCGACGGAGAGCGCGGTGAGCAGGCCGGGCAGGGTCAGGCCGAGTTCGACGAGGGTGATGGCCACGGCGGGGCGCATGCCCACCACGACCGTGCGCGCCGCCATCAGCGACGTGATGGCGGCGATGTCGTGCAGCGTGCGGGCCAGGAAGGAGTCGATGACGTCGAGCACCGAGACGTCGATGAGCACACCCCGCGCACGGGTCTCCACGACCTTCTCGGTGAGCTCGGACTCGAACTCCGACACCGACTGGTCGAGGAGC
Coding sequences within it:
- a CDS encoding PP2C family protein-serine/threonine phosphatase, which translates into the protein MTGTRRDEAVEEVLRELRETIARQERELRLHQSELEQTNAGLLALHAEVERQRQRSAFLDEVSRSVSASLRGREVVEALVGLIERENLADCAGVWLAVPESRGLQRLPNPESRADAAVQRVATGHQPHVEPKRLLLPLTVGPHLLGVLELLRDVEFSDEEIPFLTAVAARSAVGLRNANEYEHERELAERLQHAMLPTLSAPDDLELCARYRPAARGVNIGGDWFDAFTRADGTVVLTVGDVTGHGLDAAVVMGKLQNALRAYAAEGHGPAEALRLAHHVLRGLDSSLFATAVVADLELATGRMRWASAGHLPMLIAGAHGVRYLERPNAPMLGVPFAFDITEHEEIIAPGSHLLLYTDGLVERRAEVLDEGLDRLTGAFTGVTGLPTDEAGDRILTDMLGEDEHDDDVCLLLCRWSVRPEPAARHGAGSSRPPAGGQPTANSAHTHLPSEPVS
- a CDS encoding SpoIIE family protein phosphatase, which encodes MTRDDLIVTEPSHVGRARVIAASAAARAGLPLERVHLVSLAATELASNLLKHAKRGVFSVVAALGRVDVLAVDCGPGIGRIEDSMRDGFSTVGTMGGGLGAVRRAADVFDLYSRRGQGTAVLARWHIAPVRLPGRMRIGSAILTAPGETECGDRWTAEAADDTVTVAVSDGLGHGGLAARASDVAISTVAAHTGLRPARILELMQPSLASTRGATVAVAQLTPAEGRMRFSGVGNVSTRFYADPDRSVQRIVSRHGIVGVAARSGPSDSAYEWSPRSWLVLHTDGVSDKWSNTDWPGLFNHDPATVAGWILGQRGRGRDDACVLVVTGGGGR
- a CDS encoding anti-sigma regulatory factor, whose translation is MTRAPSTSTVAIHDEYDIVHVRHAAREAASTAGFSLVQQTKLVTAASELARNALVYGGGGQAEIAVEDLGGNPTVRMTFTDKGPGIPDIEAAMADGFTTGSGLGLGLGGAKRLADQFRIESVPGRGTKVEISMSVRRSSGS
- a CDS encoding STAS domain-containing protein, whose translation is MAGVPIVNLNGVLLVTIQEELLDQSVSEFESELTEKVVETRARGVLIDVSVLDVIDSFLARTLHDIAAITSLMAARTVVVGMRPAVAITLVELGLTLPGLLTALSVEEGLSLLAPSPGPRRTALR